The following coding sequences are from one Thermoplasmata archaeon window:
- a CDS encoding 30S ribosomal protein S4e, which yields MTFRLKRRAAPPSWTIPRKGTKWIKRPGPGPHAQDRSVPLLLVLRDLLHLVRSAREARIVVRSGAVRVDGQIAKDLDRGVGLMDTLSLAAPLDAHYRMVNDRHGRLVLIAIPSTEAGTKIGRVRFKHAAPRGRVEVTLHDGRNLLVPPTSPYRVGDSLKLEVPAQKVVEHLPLAPGALAYVAGGSHVGQLARVERIEVRNSSAPNLVHFKEGFSTIKEYVFVVGEAVPGVTLAEGVDR from the coding sequence ATGACGTTCCGTCTCAAGCGCCGGGCCGCGCCCCCCAGCTGGACGATCCCGCGCAAGGGAACGAAGTGGATCAAGCGCCCGGGCCCGGGCCCGCACGCCCAGGACCGCTCGGTCCCGCTGCTCCTCGTGCTCCGGGACCTGCTCCACCTCGTGCGAAGCGCCCGCGAGGCGCGGATCGTCGTCCGCTCCGGCGCGGTGCGCGTCGACGGGCAGATCGCGAAGGACCTGGACCGGGGCGTCGGGCTGATGGACACCCTCTCGCTCGCCGCCCCCCTCGACGCCCACTACCGGATGGTGAACGACCGGCACGGCCGCCTCGTCCTGATCGCGATCCCGTCGACCGAGGCCGGGACCAAGATCGGTCGCGTCCGGTTCAAGCACGCGGCCCCCCGCGGCCGCGTCGAGGTGACGCTCCACGACGGCCGCAACCTGCTCGTGCCCCCGACGAGCCCGTACCGGGTCGGGGATTCCCTCAAGCTCGAGGTCCCCGCGCAGAAGGTCGTGGAGCACCTGCCGCTCGCGCCCGGGGCGCTCGCCTACGTGGCCGGCGGCTCGCACGTGGGTCAGCTCGCGCGCGTCGAGCGGATCGAGGTCCGCAACTCCTCGGCGCCGAACCTCGTCCACTTCAAAGAGGGCTTCTCGACGATCAAGGAGTACGTGTTCGTTGTCGGAGAGGCCGTGCCCGGCGTCACGCTCGCCGAGGGGGTCGACCGGTGA
- a CDS encoding 50S ribosomal protein L5, with the protein MSASAPAVPPPARENPHRAIRVIKVVVNAGVGESGENRTRAERVLSMVTHQKPVATRSHSTNRDFGIRQGQEIGAKVTLRGAVAVDFLGRAFEARDRQLDVESIDRNGNFSFGIADYTDFTGMKYDPAIGIHGMDVAVELGRAGYRVRGRRQRARPIPRTIRSTPAETRAFLETTFQVKVLE; encoded by the coding sequence GTGAGCGCGAGCGCCCCCGCCGTGCCGCCGCCCGCCCGCGAGAACCCCCACCGGGCGATCCGCGTCATCAAGGTCGTCGTCAACGCCGGGGTCGGAGAGTCCGGCGAGAATCGGACCCGGGCCGAGCGCGTGCTCTCGATGGTGACCCACCAGAAGCCGGTCGCGACGCGGTCCCACTCCACGAACCGCGACTTCGGGATCCGCCAGGGTCAGGAGATCGGCGCGAAGGTGACCCTGCGCGGTGCCGTGGCCGTCGACTTCCTCGGACGCGCCTTCGAGGCCCGGGACCGCCAGCTCGACGTCGAGTCGATCGATCGGAACGGCAACTTCTCCTTCGGGATCGCCGACTACACCGACTTCACCGGAATGAAGTACGACCCCGCGATCGGCATCCACGGCATGGACGTCGCGGTCGAGCTCGGCCGCGCCGGGTACCGGGTGCGCGGCCGTCGACAGCGGGCGCGTCCGATCCCGCGCACGATCCGCTCGACGCCGGCCGAGACCCGCGCGTTCCTCGAGACGACCTTCCAGGTCAAGGTCCTGGAGTGA
- a CDS encoding 30S ribosomal protein S14, whose product MKPKRKFGRKDGCLRCDRKRGIVRRYGLHLCRQCFREVAVDLGFRKYQ is encoded by the coding sequence GTGAAGCCAAAGCGCAAGTTCGGGCGGAAGGACGGTTGCCTGCGCTGCGACCGCAAGCGCGGGATCGTCCGGCGCTACGGGCTCCACCTCTGCCGCCAGTGTTTCCGCGAGGTCGCCGTCGACCTCGGCTTCCGCAAGTACCAGTAG
- a CDS encoding 30S ribosomal protein S8 has protein sequence MQQDLLNDALVALGHADQDGKPRVELAPTSTLIAEVLRIFREHQYIEEFTFVPTGRGGKYDVKLSRRINACGVIKPRLSVPYQNLERYEARFLPAQDFGLLVLSTNRGVVSHRQARELKIGGRLLAYVY, from the coding sequence GTGCAGCAGGATCTTCTCAACGACGCGCTCGTGGCGCTCGGGCATGCCGACCAGGACGGCAAGCCGCGCGTCGAGCTCGCACCGACCTCGACGCTCATCGCCGAGGTGCTGAGGATCTTCCGCGAGCACCAGTACATCGAGGAGTTCACCTTCGTCCCGACGGGCCGCGGCGGCAAGTACGACGTGAAGCTCTCGCGGCGGATCAACGCCTGCGGGGTCATCAAGCCGCGACTGAGCGTCCCGTACCAGAACCTGGAGCGCTACGAGGCGCGGTTCCTGCCGGCGCAGGACTTCGGACTGCTCGTGCTCTCGACGAACCGCGGCGTCGTCTCGCACCGCCAGGCCCGGGAGCTCAAGATCGGGGGGAGGCTGCTCGCGTATGTCTACTGA
- the rplF gene encoding 50S ribosomal protein L6, translated as MSTEPDRSRARIEVADGVSFSVAPGRLRASGPLGRVDRPFPSDVLELTSRPGAVTLALRLPADRKRSQALLKTWAAHLRNLSGSLTRGVEARMKVVAAHFPMKVSVRGEELVIENFLGEKFPRSTRLVAGTQASVEGDIVTISGHDVEEVGQSAANIERATRIRDYDPRVFQDGIYLIERAHLKEAS; from the coding sequence ATGTCTACTGAGCCGGACCGCTCGCGGGCGCGGATCGAGGTCGCCGACGGCGTGAGCTTCTCGGTGGCGCCGGGCCGGCTGCGGGCGAGCGGCCCGCTCGGTCGCGTCGATCGGCCCTTCCCCTCCGACGTGCTGGAGCTCACGAGCCGGCCGGGCGCGGTCACGCTCGCCCTGCGCCTGCCCGCGGACCGCAAGCGCTCGCAGGCGCTGCTCAAGACGTGGGCGGCCCACCTGCGCAACCTCTCGGGCAGCCTGACGCGGGGGGTCGAGGCGCGCATGAAGGTCGTCGCGGCGCACTTCCCGATGAAGGTCAGCGTGCGCGGCGAGGAACTGGTCATCGAGAACTTCCTCGGCGAAAAGTTCCCGCGCTCGACCCGGCTGGTGGCGGGGACCCAGGCGAGCGTGGAGGGCGACATCGTCACGATCTCGGGCCACGACGTCGAAGAGGTGGGCCAGAGCGCCGCGAACATCGAGCGCGCGACCCGGATCCGCGACTACGACCCGCGGGTCTTCCAGGACGGCATCTACCTCATCGAGCGGGCCCACCTGAAGGAGGCGAGCTAG
- a CDS encoding 50S ribosomal protein L32e — MAETDSSEAPPRSSRARRRRTSDDEAPTPAAAPAAAEPPAPRAPRRATLSSERRRLIRLRDQGSRVRPDFGRQAANRYGRIGRDGAWRRPRGLQSKQRRHYGYRPRVVRIGYRGPAAVRGLTPAGFRPILVRTGAEIEALDPATEAAVIARTVGTRRRLTLEDVARRKGIHVVNPIVTSEREA, encoded by the coding sequence GTGGCCGAAACGGACAGCTCCGAGGCCCCACCGCGCTCCTCTCGCGCGCGGCGCCGACGCACCTCCGACGACGAGGCGCCGACGCCCGCGGCCGCGCCGGCCGCGGCCGAGCCGCCCGCGCCACGGGCGCCCCGGCGCGCCACGCTCTCTTCCGAGCGACGCCGCCTCATCCGCCTGCGCGACCAGGGCTCGCGCGTGCGACCGGACTTCGGACGTCAGGCCGCGAACCGCTACGGGCGCATCGGTCGCGACGGCGCCTGGCGGCGGCCCCGGGGCCTCCAGTCGAAGCAGCGCCGCCACTACGGCTACCGACCGCGCGTCGTCCGCATCGGCTACCGCGGCCCCGCGGCGGTGCGGGGGCTCACCCCCGCCGGCTTCCGCCCGATCCTCGTCCGCACCGGCGCGGAGATCGAGGCGCTCGACCCGGCGACGGAGGCGGCGGTCATCGCCCGCACCGTGGGAACCCGTCGGCGTCTCACGCTGGAGGACGTCGCCCGTCGCAAGGGGATCCACGTGGTGAACCCGATCGTGACGAGCGAGCGGGAGGCCTAG
- a CDS encoding 50S ribosomal protein L19e → MPDLANQRRMAAALLKCGEGRIWIDPASQEELADAVTRSDIRSAIKAGVIRRKAVLGTSRVRARRRAAELAKGRHAGPGSRRGSPRSRLPKKDRWMRRIRAQRAILAELRGTRRITPAVYREFYRRAKGGMFRSRAHLVQNLRLAGALKEAKA, encoded by the coding sequence ATGCCGGACCTCGCGAACCAGCGGCGGATGGCGGCCGCCCTCCTCAAGTGCGGCGAGGGTCGGATCTGGATCGACCCGGCGAGCCAGGAGGAGCTGGCCGACGCGGTGACGCGCAGCGACATCCGCAGCGCGATCAAGGCCGGCGTCATCCGCCGCAAGGCGGTCCTCGGGACCTCCCGCGTGCGGGCCCGCCGCCGGGCGGCGGAGCTCGCGAAGGGGCGGCACGCGGGGCCCGGGTCCCGCCGCGGCTCGCCGCGCTCCCGCCTTCCCAAGAAGGACCGCTGGATGCGCCGGATCCGGGCCCAGCGCGCGATCCTCGCGGAGCTCCGCGGCACCCGCCGCATCACGCCCGCCGTCTACCGGGAGTTCTACCGGCGGGCGAAGGGGGGCATGTTCCGCAGCCGAGCGCACCTCGTGCAGAACCTGCGGCTCGCCGGCGCGCTCAAGGAGGCGAAGGCATGA
- a CDS encoding 50S ribosomal protein L18: protein MSTGPRYRVPFRRRREGRTDYRVRLRLLRSGQPRAVVRLSERRIRVAVVAYDPVGDRVVAAADSRELGGIEFPTVSFASTPAAYLTAYLAGLRAKAGGAASAVLDAGLRRPTEGGRLAAALKGLLDAGIEIPHGEGGFPSSDRLDGTHLHHRLPSPLEAYKLKIPHLVAAPAEASR, encoded by the coding sequence ATGAGCACGGGACCCCGCTACCGCGTGCCGTTCCGACGGCGCCGCGAAGGCCGCACGGACTACCGCGTGCGCCTGCGGCTCTTGCGCTCGGGCCAGCCCCGGGCGGTCGTCCGGCTCTCCGAGCGCCGCATCCGGGTCGCGGTCGTCGCCTACGACCCGGTCGGCGACCGGGTCGTGGCCGCGGCGGACAGCCGCGAGCTCGGGGGCATCGAGTTCCCGACCGTGAGCTTCGCCTCCACGCCCGCCGCCTATCTCACCGCCTACCTCGCCGGCCTGCGGGCGAAGGCCGGCGGGGCGGCGAGCGCGGTGCTCGACGCGGGGCTGCGTCGACCGACCGAGGGCGGCCGCCTCGCGGCCGCGCTCAAGGGGCTGCTCGACGCCGGGATCGAGATCCCGCACGGCGAGGGCGGCTTCCCCAGCTCCGACCGCCTCGACGGCACGCACCTCCACCACCGGCTGCCGAGCCCCCTCGAGGCCTACAAGCTCAAGATCCCGCACCTGGTCGCCGCGCCCGCGGAGGCGAGCCGATGA
- a CDS encoding 50S ribosomal protein L30, translating to MAFVVVRVRGTIHARRDIVETLRFLHLTRANHATVVPEAPPVRGMLFKVQGYVTWGEAEPETLGLLLKERGRGPDGHPLSGGGEGVGAETVDLAALSRAVADGGLSGVKGVRPLFRLKAPKGGWRSTKRPYTLGGALGYRGRAINDLVRRMV from the coding sequence ATGGCGTTCGTGGTCGTGCGCGTGCGCGGGACGATCCACGCGCGACGCGACATCGTGGAGACGCTGCGCTTCCTCCACCTGACCCGCGCGAACCACGCGACCGTCGTGCCCGAGGCACCGCCGGTCCGCGGGATGCTGTTCAAGGTCCAGGGCTACGTCACCTGGGGCGAGGCCGAGCCCGAGACGCTCGGGCTGCTCCTGAAGGAGCGGGGCCGCGGCCCGGACGGCCACCCCCTCTCCGGTGGCGGTGAGGGGGTCGGCGCGGAGACCGTGGACCTCGCCGCGCTCTCGCGCGCGGTCGCGGACGGCGGCCTCTCGGGCGTGAAGGGCGTGCGCCCGCTCTTCCGGCTGAAGGCACCGAAGGGCGGGTGGCGGTCGACCAAGCGGCCGTACACGCTCGGCGGGGCCCTCGGCTACCGCGGACGCGCGATCAACGATCTCGTCCGCCGGATGGTGTGA
- a CDS encoding uL15 family ribosomal protein: MPSRTRKFRGLRTHGRGIKAGRGAGKQGGRGNAGLHKYKFKSMLIYAPDHFGRHGFTRPPETASVPRTVNVGDLDRLLPELESRGAIGREGEAYVADLTKAGIDRLLGKGASERTWKVIVGHASRHAREKVAVVEAASAAPAPP; encoded by the coding sequence ATGCCGAGCCGCACCCGCAAGTTCCGAGGACTGCGCACCCACGGCCGCGGCATCAAGGCCGGCCGGGGCGCGGGCAAGCAGGGGGGACGCGGCAACGCGGGGCTCCACAAGTACAAGTTCAAGTCGATGCTGATCTACGCGCCCGACCACTTCGGGCGCCACGGCTTCACGCGGCCGCCCGAGACGGCGTCGGTCCCCCGCACGGTCAACGTCGGCGACCTCGACCGCCTGCTGCCCGAGCTCGAGTCCCGCGGCGCGATCGGCCGCGAGGGGGAAGCGTACGTCGCGGACCTCACCAAGGCCGGCATCGATCGGCTGCTGGGCAAGGGCGCGAGCGAGCGCACCTGGAAGGTGATCGTCGGGCACGCGAGCCGCCACGCCCGCGAGAAGGTCGCCGTCGTCGAGGCCGCCAGCGCGGCACCGGCGCCCCCGTAG
- the secY gene encoding preprotein translocase subunit SecY translates to MADEEIPRDHRWAIPLSVIGVGLFAIIWIWGQPTPIALVVAGVLIFVLLGVLYLGLSYAGPRSRLYGLKPITTRMPAVSQPKGHVHFRTKLLWTIGILLLYFLLTNIYLFGVDQSTVIDLFASYRAILAGAQGTLMHLGIGPIVTGSIIMQLFTGAKIINLDLTDDEDKGMYQGTQKVLVVAMIFIEAVPQVFGYLTPSSSLVASLGSASPGNGVLLANVIIIAQLVFGSYLVFLMDEVVSKWGIGSGISLFIAAGVSQQIVQGTINWIPQTPSAPVSTGNLPSGTIPKMIYVFTHLSASQMASGGWELVLLRQPNPLIALIGTAAIFFLVAWTESTRIELPLSHAEARGARGRYPLRLIYASNIPVILMSALLANVSVFTILLWTNPTLIHFPVIGHQWWIGSYPTSTQATALGISQTQPLTGGAYYFSTVNGLESWLLPIINYQQYGQFLVGHTWWQGLVHVVVYFGAMVGGSILFAKFWIQTTNMGPEAVAKQIEASGMQIPGFRREPRVLRRVLERYIPVITVISGAAVGALAAGADLIGTLGNASGTGVLLMVGIIINLYEAMGREQLMEMNPLLRRFLGGEA, encoded by the coding sequence ATGGCGGACGAGGAGATCCCCCGGGACCACCGCTGGGCGATCCCGCTCTCGGTGATCGGCGTCGGGCTGTTCGCGATCATCTGGATCTGGGGCCAGCCGACCCCGATCGCGCTGGTCGTGGCGGGCGTCCTGATCTTCGTCCTGCTCGGGGTCCTCTACCTCGGCCTCTCCTACGCGGGGCCGCGCTCCCGACTCTACGGCCTCAAGCCGATCACGACGCGGATGCCCGCGGTCTCGCAGCCGAAGGGCCACGTCCACTTCCGCACCAAGCTGCTGTGGACGATCGGGATCCTGCTGCTGTACTTCCTGCTCACGAACATCTACCTGTTCGGCGTCGACCAGTCCACCGTCATCGACCTGTTCGCGAGCTACCGCGCGATCCTCGCCGGCGCGCAGGGGACGCTGATGCACCTCGGCATCGGCCCGATCGTCACCGGGTCGATCATCATGCAGCTGTTCACCGGGGCGAAGATCATCAACCTCGACCTCACCGACGACGAGGACAAGGGGATGTACCAGGGGACCCAGAAGGTCCTCGTCGTCGCGATGATCTTCATCGAGGCGGTCCCCCAGGTCTTCGGCTACCTCACCCCGAGCTCGAGCCTGGTCGCGAGCCTCGGCTCGGCCTCCCCCGGCAACGGCGTCCTCCTCGCGAACGTGATCATCATCGCGCAGCTCGTCTTCGGCAGCTACCTCGTCTTCCTGATGGACGAGGTCGTCTCGAAATGGGGGATCGGCAGCGGGATCTCGCTGTTCATCGCCGCCGGCGTGAGCCAGCAGATCGTCCAGGGGACGATCAACTGGATCCCGCAGACGCCGAGCGCCCCGGTGTCGACCGGCAACCTGCCCAGCGGCACGATCCCGAAGATGATCTACGTCTTCACGCACCTGTCCGCCTCCCAGATGGCGAGCGGCGGCTGGGAGCTCGTCCTGTTACGTCAGCCGAACCCGTTGATCGCCCTCATCGGCACCGCCGCGATCTTCTTCCTCGTGGCGTGGACGGAGTCGACGCGCATCGAGCTGCCGCTCTCGCACGCCGAGGCGCGCGGGGCGCGCGGTCGCTACCCGTTGCGCCTGATCTACGCCTCGAACATCCCGGTCATCCTGATGAGCGCGCTGCTCGCGAACGTGAGCGTCTTCACGATCCTGTTGTGGACCAACCCGACGCTCATCCACTTCCCCGTGATCGGGCACCAGTGGTGGATCGGCTCGTATCCGACGAGCACGCAAGCGACCGCGTTAGGGATCAGCCAGACCCAGCCGTTAACGGGCGGGGCGTACTACTTCTCGACGGTCAACGGCCTCGAGTCCTGGTTGCTGCCGATCATCAACTACCAGCAGTACGGCCAGTTCCTCGTCGGCCACACCTGGTGGCAGGGTCTCGTGCACGTCGTCGTCTACTTCGGCGCGATGGTCGGCGGCTCGATCCTCTTCGCGAAGTTCTGGATCCAGACGACGAACATGGGGCCGGAGGCGGTCGCGAAACAGATCGAGGCGTCCGGCATGCAGATCCCGGGCTTTCGTCGAGAACCCCGCGTGTTACGCCGCGTGCTGGAGCGCTACATCCCCGTGATCACCGTGATCTCCGGGGCCGCGGTCGGCGCGCTCGCCGCGGGGGCCGACCTCATCGGGACGCTCGGCAATGCGAGCGGCACCGGCGTGCTGCTGATGGTGGGGATCATCATCAACCTCTACGAGGCGATGGGTCGCGAGCAGCTGATGGAGATGAACCCGCTGCTCCGGCGCTTCCTCGGAGGCGAGGCGTAG
- a CDS encoding EMC3/TMCO1 family protein, which yields MPTDEEPLPSSHALASSDDGGPEEASAEPASAPAAPASRPAGPVFKFSTFVYVFLGLLGLLMVFDTGARNAIAGALGIGPNTLGFPTSGPLYFLIGFGSGYLLLTMALAGAIEMLITAFAYNYTTDWIKAAKVQKWSAAFRKVQMEAIRSGKKDRIAALKPHQERLTRLSSEVSIAQFKGMAITWFLLILIYTWVGLVIGSATIAQQTVSLGGTVINLNTYRVFGYFPLWFFIFSLYTVPLSLVFRRILKNYWLRRYEARRLSEATPPAADATGGPA from the coding sequence GTGCCGACCGACGAGGAGCCGCTGCCCAGCAGCCATGCGCTGGCGTCCTCCGACGACGGCGGGCCGGAGGAGGCCTCGGCGGAGCCCGCGAGCGCGCCGGCGGCGCCCGCGAGCCGCCCGGCGGGCCCGGTCTTCAAGTTCTCGACGTTCGTCTACGTCTTCCTGGGCCTCCTCGGCCTGTTGATGGTCTTCGATACCGGTGCCCGCAACGCGATCGCCGGCGCCCTCGGCATCGGCCCGAATACCCTCGGCTTCCCGACGAGCGGGCCGCTGTACTTCCTGATCGGCTTCGGCTCGGGCTACCTGCTGCTCACGATGGCCCTCGCCGGCGCGATCGAGATGCTGATCACGGCGTTCGCCTACAACTACACGACCGACTGGATCAAAGCCGCGAAGGTCCAGAAGTGGAGCGCGGCGTTCCGCAAGGTCCAGATGGAGGCGATCCGCTCGGGCAAGAAGGACCGGATCGCCGCGCTCAAGCCGCACCAGGAGCGACTCACGCGCCTGTCGAGCGAGGTGTCGATCGCCCAGTTCAAGGGCATGGCGATCACCTGGTTCCTCCTGATCCTGATCTACACCTGGGTCGGCCTCGTCATCGGCTCGGCGACGATCGCGCAGCAGACCGTCAGCCTCGGCGGTACCGTGATCAACCTGAACACCTACCGGGTCTTCGGCTACTTCCCGCTCTGGTTCTTCATCTTCAGCCTGTACACCGTGCCGCTCTCGCTCGTCTTCCGGCGCATCCTGAAGAACTACTGGCTACGCCGGTACGAGGCGCGGCGGCTGAGCGAAGCGACCCCTCCGGCCGCGGACGCGACCGGGGGACCGGCGTGA
- a CDS encoding AAA family ATPase: MIDRVVAIGGPAGSGKSTAGRGVAERLGLVYVSAGELFRSEAQARGLDLAAFGRYAEAHPEVDRSLDERMQSLARPGHLLEGRVQGPLCRRRDVPVAYVVVTAEAEERARRIAGRDGRTVLAAREEIRQREASERARYAAIYGIDLEREVPDLTIDSTLRPAERVVEMIVAFLAPATGDADR; the protein is encoded by the coding sequence GTGATCGACCGGGTCGTCGCGATCGGCGGGCCGGCGGGCAGCGGCAAGTCGACCGCCGGCCGCGGCGTCGCCGAGCGCCTCGGGCTCGTCTACGTGAGCGCGGGCGAGCTCTTCCGGTCGGAAGCCCAGGCGCGGGGCCTCGATCTCGCCGCGTTCGGTCGCTACGCGGAAGCGCACCCCGAGGTCGACCGCTCGCTCGACGAGCGGATGCAGTCGCTCGCGCGGCCCGGCCACCTCCTGGAGGGACGCGTGCAGGGACCGCTGTGCCGGCGGCGGGACGTGCCGGTCGCCTACGTCGTGGTGACCGCGGAGGCCGAAGAGCGCGCTCGGCGCATCGCCGGACGCGACGGACGGACCGTGCTGGCCGCGCGGGAGGAGATCCGGCAGCGCGAGGCGAGCGAGCGCGCCCGCTATGCCGCGATCTACGGGATCGACCTCGAGCGGGAGGTGCCGGATCTCACCATCGACTCGACCTTGCGTCCGGCCGAGCGCGTCGTGGAGATGATCGTCGCGTTCCTCGCGCCGGCCACGGGCGACGCCGACCGATGA
- a CDS encoding RNA-guided pseudouridylation complex pseudouridine synthase subunit Cbf5 translates to MSDAPPDPVGARIAAGAFLLVDKPRGPSSHQVAAWARDLLGVPRAGHAGTLDPNVSGVLWVGLGPALKLIPLVLEFPKRYVGVVVLHGRVGARELASVFAEFTGPIYQTPPVRSAVRRERRVRTIHRLRLTERDDERLVLDVVADSGTYVRTLAVDLGDALGVGAHLEELRRVGTGPFDEAASVTLLGIADAVARRADGDPAELLTLLHPIEEVWREFPRIVVRDSAASAVAHGAGLASGGILRIERPFGSDARVALVDREGALIATGVARAGSDRIAEVPHGWVVTQTRVFVPPERFPARWNRSGAAREPPTATDAPPPAP, encoded by the coding sequence ATGAGCGACGCGCCGCCCGACCCGGTCGGCGCGCGGATCGCGGCCGGTGCCTTCCTGCTCGTCGACAAGCCGCGCGGCCCGAGCTCGCACCAGGTCGCGGCCTGGGCGCGGGACCTCCTCGGCGTCCCGCGGGCCGGGCACGCGGGCACGCTCGACCCCAACGTGTCGGGCGTGCTGTGGGTCGGGCTCGGGCCGGCCCTCAAGCTGATCCCGCTCGTCCTCGAGTTCCCGAAGCGCTACGTCGGGGTCGTGGTCCTCCACGGCCGGGTCGGCGCCCGTGAGCTCGCGAGCGTGTTCGCCGAGTTCACGGGACCGATCTACCAGACCCCGCCCGTGCGCTCCGCCGTCCGCCGCGAGCGGCGGGTGCGCACGATCCACCGGCTCCGTCTGACCGAGCGGGACGACGAGCGGCTCGTGCTCGACGTGGTCGCGGACTCGGGGACGTACGTGCGCACGCTCGCGGTCGACCTCGGCGACGCGCTCGGCGTCGGCGCCCATCTCGAGGAGCTGCGCCGCGTCGGGACCGGGCCGTTCGACGAGGCGGCGAGCGTGACGCTGCTGGGGATCGCGGACGCGGTCGCCCGGCGCGCCGACGGGGACCCGGCCGAGCTGCTCACGCTCCTCCATCCGATCGAGGAGGTCTGGCGCGAGTTCCCGCGGATCGTCGTGCGGGACTCCGCCGCGAGCGCGGTGGCCCACGGCGCGGGCCTGGCGAGCGGCGGGATCCTGCGGATCGAGCGGCCGTTCGGCAGCGACGCGCGCGTCGCGCTCGTGGACCGGGAGGGCGCCCTGATCGCGACGGGCGTCGCGCGGGCGGGCTCGGATCGGATCGCCGAGGTCCCCCACGGATGGGTCGTCACGCAGACCCGCGTCTTCGTCCCCCCGGAGCGCTTCCCCGCCCGCTGGAACCGCTCGGGCGCCGCCCGCGAGCCCCCGACCGCCACCGACGCTCCGCCGCCGGCGCCGTGA